In Bombus vancouverensis nearcticus chromosome 1, iyBomVanc1_principal, whole genome shotgun sequence, a single genomic region encodes these proteins:
- the Agps gene encoding alkyldihydroxyacetonephosphate synthase isoform X1 — protein sequence MSSNTKNDTNEDAESLNGPIRFQSVVPKERQKVLKWNGWGYKDSEFRMNQKYIIEFTGDRYPIGNQQLPYFTQWVKDTFGIDPTQRNVSQSIPTNLPEPIISSKVLEAIQELNIEYSLKGIDRLVRAHGHTLREIYLLKHGSFDRIPDIVLWPKCHEDVVKIIKLCARYGSVCIPFGGGTSVSGAASCPTNERRTIILLDTSQMNRILWIDRENLVACCEAGIIGQDLEKQLRLQGLTSGHEPDSYEFSSLGGWVATRASGMKKNRYGNIEDLVVRVRMVTGRTDDPEITLERGILVPRASCGPDFDHMILGSEGTLGVVTEVVIKVRPLPKVVKYGSIVFPNFQAGVLALREVAKERCQPTSIRLMDNEQFQFGQMLRPESSWSGLILQGLKQVYITRIKRFKKDQICVATLLFEGSSIAEVAAQEQKIYNIAMQHNGIEAGETNGERGYLLTFVIAYIRDLGLEYYVLAESFETSVSWNRALPLCRNVKSRVIRECYSRGVEQYFISCRVTQTYDAGCCVYFYMAFNYKNLPNPIETYETIEHVAREEILANGGSLSHHHGIGKLRSCFYADAVGEVGVSLYRAAKAHLDPHNIFAAGNLDPKCVSKL from the exons ATATCCGATTGGAAACCAGCAACTTCCGTATTTCACGCAATGGGTAAAAGACACGTTTGGTATAGATCCAACCCAAAGGAATGTATCTCAATCGATACCGACAAATCTACCAGAACCGATCATTTCTTCGAAAGTGTTGGAAGCGATTCAAGaattaaatatcgaatattCCTTGAAGGGTATCGATCGCTTGGTTAGAGCACATGGACATACACTTCGGGAAATTTATCTCCTCAAACATGGATCGTTCGATCGAATACCGGACATAGTTCTCTGGCCAA AGTGCCACGAGGACgtcgtaaaaataattaaattgtgtGCTCGATATGGATCAGTCTGTATTCCATTCGGCGGTGGAACGAGCGTAAGCGGTGCTGCCTCGTGTCCGACGAACGAACGGCGAACGATAATATTGTTGGACACTTCGCAAATGAATAGAATACTGTGGATAGACAGGGAGAACCTAGTTGCTTGTTGCGAGGCTGGTATTATCGGCCAAGACCTCGAAAAGCAACTCCGACTGCAAGGTCTGACTTCTGGTCACGAACCCGATTCTTACGAATTTTCTAG TTTAGGTGGATGGGTTGCAACGAGGGCGAGTGGCATGAAAAAAAATCGATATGGGAACATCGAAGACCTAGTTGTACGAGTGAGAATGGTTACCGGTAGAACGGATGATCCAGAAATAACACTCGAAAGAGGTATATTGGTACCAAGAGCTTCTTGTGGTCCTGACTTTGACCATATGATCCTTGGTAGCGAAGGAACATTGGGCGTCGTTACAGAAGTGGTGATCAAAGTTAGACCATTGCCAAAAGTAGTCAAATACGGTAGCATAGTTTTCCCAAATTTTCAAGCCGGTGTATTAGCGTTGCGTGag GTAGCTAAGGAACGATGTCAGCCGACTAGTATACGATTGATGGACAATGAACAGTTCCAGTTCGGTCAGATGTTGCGACCAGAATCTAGTTGGAGTGGTTTAATTTTGCAAGGATTAAAACAAGTTTACATTACTAGGATAAAACGTTTCAAAAAGGATCAAATATGTGTCGCTACCTTATTGTTCGAAGGTAGCTCAATTGCCGAGGTGGCAGCACAGGAACAAAAGATTTACAACATCGCGATGCAACACAATGGTATTGAAGCAGGAGAAACGAATGGTGAACGAGGTTACCTTTTAACATTCGTTATAGCTTATATCCGAGATCTGGGTCTCGAGTACTACGTTTTAGCTGAATCATTTGAGACGTCCGTCTCCTGGAATCGTGCGTTACCGTTGTGTAGGAATGTGAAATCTCGTGTGATCAGAGAGTGTTATTCACGTGGTGTCGAACAATACTTTATCTCTTGTCGTGTTACACAGACTTACGACGCCGGTTGTTGTGTGTACTTTTACATGGCATTTAATTACAAGAATCTTCCGAACCCGATAGAAACATATGAGACTATCGAGCACGTTGCACGCGAAGAAATTCTTGCAAACGGTGGTTCTCTGTCTCATCATCACGGTATAGGAAAATTACGTTCTTGTTTTTACGCGGATGCAGTAGGAGAAGTGGGAGTGTCCCTTTATAGAGCAGCCAAAGCACACTTGGATCCCCATAATATATTTGCGGCCGGGAACTTGGATCCGAAATGTGTATCGAAACTATGA
- the Agps gene encoding alkyldihydroxyacetonephosphate synthase isoform X2 yields the protein MNQKYIIEFTGDRYPIGNQQLPYFTQWVKDTFGIDPTQRNVSQSIPTNLPEPIISSKVLEAIQELNIEYSLKGIDRLVRAHGHTLREIYLLKHGSFDRIPDIVLWPKCHEDVVKIIKLCARYGSVCIPFGGGTSVSGAASCPTNERRTIILLDTSQMNRILWIDRENLVACCEAGIIGQDLEKQLRLQGLTSGHEPDSYEFSSLGGWVATRASGMKKNRYGNIEDLVVRVRMVTGRTDDPEITLERGILVPRASCGPDFDHMILGSEGTLGVVTEVVIKVRPLPKVVKYGSIVFPNFQAGVLALREVAKERCQPTSIRLMDNEQFQFGQMLRPESSWSGLILQGLKQVYITRIKRFKKDQICVATLLFEGSSIAEVAAQEQKIYNIAMQHNGIEAGETNGERGYLLTFVIAYIRDLGLEYYVLAESFETSVSWNRALPLCRNVKSRVIRECYSRGVEQYFISCRVTQTYDAGCCVYFYMAFNYKNLPNPIETYETIEHVAREEILANGGSLSHHHGIGKLRSCFYADAVGEVGVSLYRAAKAHLDPHNIFAAGNLDPKCVSKL from the exons ATATCCGATTGGAAACCAGCAACTTCCGTATTTCACGCAATGGGTAAAAGACACGTTTGGTATAGATCCAACCCAAAGGAATGTATCTCAATCGATACCGACAAATCTACCAGAACCGATCATTTCTTCGAAAGTGTTGGAAGCGATTCAAGaattaaatatcgaatattCCTTGAAGGGTATCGATCGCTTGGTTAGAGCACATGGACATACACTTCGGGAAATTTATCTCCTCAAACATGGATCGTTCGATCGAATACCGGACATAGTTCTCTGGCCAA AGTGCCACGAGGACgtcgtaaaaataattaaattgtgtGCTCGATATGGATCAGTCTGTATTCCATTCGGCGGTGGAACGAGCGTAAGCGGTGCTGCCTCGTGTCCGACGAACGAACGGCGAACGATAATATTGTTGGACACTTCGCAAATGAATAGAATACTGTGGATAGACAGGGAGAACCTAGTTGCTTGTTGCGAGGCTGGTATTATCGGCCAAGACCTCGAAAAGCAACTCCGACTGCAAGGTCTGACTTCTGGTCACGAACCCGATTCTTACGAATTTTCTAG TTTAGGTGGATGGGTTGCAACGAGGGCGAGTGGCATGAAAAAAAATCGATATGGGAACATCGAAGACCTAGTTGTACGAGTGAGAATGGTTACCGGTAGAACGGATGATCCAGAAATAACACTCGAAAGAGGTATATTGGTACCAAGAGCTTCTTGTGGTCCTGACTTTGACCATATGATCCTTGGTAGCGAAGGAACATTGGGCGTCGTTACAGAAGTGGTGATCAAAGTTAGACCATTGCCAAAAGTAGTCAAATACGGTAGCATAGTTTTCCCAAATTTTCAAGCCGGTGTATTAGCGTTGCGTGag GTAGCTAAGGAACGATGTCAGCCGACTAGTATACGATTGATGGACAATGAACAGTTCCAGTTCGGTCAGATGTTGCGACCAGAATCTAGTTGGAGTGGTTTAATTTTGCAAGGATTAAAACAAGTTTACATTACTAGGATAAAACGTTTCAAAAAGGATCAAATATGTGTCGCTACCTTATTGTTCGAAGGTAGCTCAATTGCCGAGGTGGCAGCACAGGAACAAAAGATTTACAACATCGCGATGCAACACAATGGTATTGAAGCAGGAGAAACGAATGGTGAACGAGGTTACCTTTTAACATTCGTTATAGCTTATATCCGAGATCTGGGTCTCGAGTACTACGTTTTAGCTGAATCATTTGAGACGTCCGTCTCCTGGAATCGTGCGTTACCGTTGTGTAGGAATGTGAAATCTCGTGTGATCAGAGAGTGTTATTCACGTGGTGTCGAACAATACTTTATCTCTTGTCGTGTTACACAGACTTACGACGCCGGTTGTTGTGTGTACTTTTACATGGCATTTAATTACAAGAATCTTCCGAACCCGATAGAAACATATGAGACTATCGAGCACGTTGCACGCGAAGAAATTCTTGCAAACGGTGGTTCTCTGTCTCATCATCACGGTATAGGAAAATTACGTTCTTGTTTTTACGCGGATGCAGTAGGAGAAGTGGGAGTGTCCCTTTATAGAGCAGCCAAAGCACACTTGGATCCCCATAATATATTTGCGGCCGGGAACTTGGATCCGAAATGTGTATCGAAACTATGA